The genomic stretch AAACGCCACAAACAGGCATAGGCCGGTGGAATCCAGGGCCGCGGTTGCGATCTGGAGGCCGCGGGACAGATCCACCTGACCTTCGATCTTGTGAGGATCCACTTTTCCTCCGACTCCCAGGATGTTGGCGCCTGTGGCATATCCCGCCGTATGGTCTGCTCCCATAGTGGACGTGGCATACGTTACGCCCATACCTTTGACGGCCCGGGGATCGTATGCCGGCATCGCCTGCCCTTTAACCACGGGTATGCGCTTGACGCCGAAAACCTTTCCCGTCACCAGGGCGCCGCTGCCGATGACTCGCCCTCTGGGGGTTCCATCGCCGACTTCTTTGATCAGCTTGATGGCTCCCTCGGCGTCTCCAAAAGGCAGCACGCCCCCTTCCATGGCCACCGCGATGGCGGCTCCACACTCGATGGTGTCCAGTCCGATGTCATCGTACAAGCGATCCATCTGAGCAATGGCATCGAGGTCGTCGATGCCGCAGTTTGGACCGT from Deltaproteobacteria bacterium encodes the following:
- a CDS encoding aldehyde ferredoxin oxidoreductase C-terminal domain-containing protein, with protein sequence EAGGLPTRNFLLGRFEGAEKVSGERAHAIITERGGKPTHGCHSGCTIRCSGVFVDKDGHYVTKEPEYETVWANGPNCGIDDLDAIAQMDRLYDDIGLDTIECGAAIAVAMEGGVLPFGDAEGAIKLIKEVGDGTPRGRVIGSGALVTGKVFGVKRIPVVKGQAMPAYDPRAVKGMGVTYATSTMGADHTAGYATGANILGVGGKVDPHKIEGQVDLSRGLQIATAALDSTGLCLFVAFPVLDDPTALVSICEMISAKYGKTFTTDDFIEYGKKVLRAERDFNARAGIGKEHDRLPEFFALEPVPPHNVVFDVPDAELDQVFNF